In Cryptococcus depauperatus CBS 7841 chromosome 4, complete sequence, a single window of DNA contains:
- a CDS encoding eukaryotic translation initiation factor 3 subunit F, giving the protein MAPDTSSTALHLALPHAGASHRPPIKVNVHPSVIASILTHHSRRSSELKASRVIGALMGIRSDNGHEVEIRSCFAVPHTEEGQQISVDRPFQQEMLNFLSKNGTKEIIIGWYASQATINSNSAIIQDYFSLETSPFSAVHLTVDTEIEKDGKGLGIKGWVSAPLGLTNKSECSVFIPVPVSIKYADSERAAMDLLATQPTPSPALPPLPTLSTSLEHLSALINQALIYVSSVNNGSTQPNPEVGRYLLEGLGRWSSAGSEDEGGVKDGLQDTLTVEYLSSLVRSQVELAGRLSLLQQPSQ; this is encoded by the exons atgGCGCCTGACACATCGTCAACAGCTTTACACCTCGCCTTGCCCCATGCCGGCGCTTCCCA CCGACCCCCAATTAAAGTCAATGTTCATCCCTCTGTTATTGCATCTATCCTTACACACCATTCTCGGCGTTCTTCAGAATTAAAAGCATCACGTGTCATTGGCGCTCTCATGGGTATTCGATCAGATAATGGCCACGAGGTTGAGATCCGATCGTGTTTTGCTGTCCCCCATACTGAAGAAGGACAGCAAATTTCGGTGGACAGGCCCTTTCAGCAGGAAATGCTTAATTTTCTTTCGAAAAACGGGACCAAAGAAATTATTATCGGCTGGTACGCCAGTCAAGCCACCATAAACTCCAATTCTGCCATCATACAAGATTATTTCTCCCTTGAGACTAGCCCTTTCTCCGCTGTTCACCTGACGGTTGATACcgaaattgaaaaggaCGGGAAGGGCTTGGGAATCAAGGGATGGGTCTCTGCGCCTTTGGGTTTGACCAACAAGTCCGAATGCTCAGTTTTCATTCCTGTGCCCGTTTCCATCAAGTATGCCGACTCTGAACGAGCTGCTA TGGATCTTCTCGCTACGCAACCCACACCATCACCTGcccttcctcctctcccGACCCTCTCCACTTCTCTTGAACACCTCTCTGCTCTTATCAATCAAGCCCTTATCTACGTCTCTTCTGTTAATAACGGTTCCACCCAGCCCAATCCTGAGGTCGGGCGTTACCTTCTAGAAGGTCTTGGGAGATGGTCGTCTGCCGGTAGCGAAGATGAAGGTGGGGTCAAAGATGGTTTACAAGACACATTGACGGTTGAGTACTTGTCGAGCTTGGTCCGAAGCCAAGTGGAGTTGGCTGGGAGATTGTCACTCCTACAACAGCCTTCTCAGTGA